From a single Papaver somniferum cultivar HN1 unplaced genomic scaffold, ASM357369v1 unplaced-scaffold_133, whole genome shotgun sequence genomic region:
- the LOC113333514 gene encoding uncharacterized protein LOC113333514, which yields MTVHFCNRMDSGVEGTLFRSYVKIFRMSLFSHSSPHAPGVYGSFAFLEEVEMILTVLLWVGYFRWKFRWVSPGWRRITNVDQSFISMGCLAGNWNPRSYLFYQATFPSLIAVTLMRSNLSSASLLSIRKGNAAIIGILSSCHAQTTSLCFCRLLWQREISMLLMGVRSASTLTWINVDVTSVVIIGSHLQILEKWKYKRRNVSKLMHLASTCADQLNRVLVCNQRQC from the exons ATGACAGTTCATTTTTGCAATAGAATGGACAGTGGTGTAGAAGGCACGCTGTTCAGAAGTTATGTCAAGATTTTCAGAATGAGTCTCTTTTCGCACTCCTCACCACATGCACCTGGGGTCTATGGAAGTTTTGCTTTTCTAGAGGAAGTTGAAATGATTCTAACTGTGTTGCTGTGGGTAGGATACTTCAGGTGGAAATTTAGATGGGTTTCACCTGGTTGGCGGCGGATAACAAATGTTGATCAGAGTTTTATCTCAATGGGGTGCCTTGCTGGAAACTGGAATCCTAGGAGCTATTTGTTTTACCAAGCTACATTCCCCAGTCTAATTGCAGTTACTCTTATGAGGAGCAATCTATCCTCGGCAAGTTTATTGAGTATCAGAAAGGGGAATGCTGCCATAATTGGTATTTTGTCTTCATGTCATGCTCAAACGACATCTTTGTGCTTTTGTCGGCTATTGTGGCAG CGGGAAATTAGTATGCTTCTTATGGGCGTCCGGAGTGCAAGTACTCTAACGTGGATCAATGTGGACGTCACATCAGTTGTCATCATTGGTTCTCACTTGCAGATTCTTGAGAAGTGGAAGTATAAACGAAGAAATGTCAGCAAGCTCATGCACCTTGCATCCACATGTGCTGATCAACTCAATAGGGTACTGGTGTGCAATCAAAGACAATGTTAA